In Streptomyces sp. NBC_00306, a single genomic region encodes these proteins:
- a CDS encoding inositol-3-phosphate synthase, with translation MTNENVSTGVWFVGARGSVATTAVAGCAAVSAGLHPPTGMVTETPPFAASRLPALPSLVFGGHDTAHCPLPKRAEELTAAGVLPHGLAAAVRGELTAADAEIRPGGPQSGDTRSDEELIAAFAADIRDFRERHALARVVVINVSSTEPLPEPGAVRLPPSSLYAAAAVRADCPFVNFTPSTGLRTEALMDAAAAGGLPHAGRDGKTGQTLLRSVLAPMFVQRALSVRAWSGTNLLGGGDGAALADPAAAAAKNAGKERVLADALGHTPQGEVHIDDVPALGDWKTAWDHIAFDGFLGSRMILQTIWQGCDSALAAPLVLDLARLVARAHEVGIEGPLPELGFYFKDPDGGPAGLSEQFEALLTFAERLREAA, from the coding sequence GTGACGAACGAGAATGTAAGCACCGGAGTCTGGTTCGTCGGAGCCCGCGGCTCCGTCGCCACCACGGCCGTCGCCGGATGCGCCGCGGTCAGCGCGGGCCTGCATCCGCCGACGGGCATGGTCACCGAGACACCGCCCTTCGCGGCATCGCGGCTGCCCGCCCTGCCGTCGCTGGTCTTCGGCGGCCACGACACCGCACACTGCCCGCTGCCCAAGCGGGCCGAGGAACTCACCGCGGCCGGCGTGCTCCCGCACGGACTCGCGGCCGCCGTACGCGGTGAACTCACCGCCGCCGACGCCGAGATACGTCCCGGCGGCCCGCAGTCCGGCGACACCCGCAGCGACGAGGAACTCATCGCCGCCTTCGCCGCCGACATACGCGACTTCCGGGAGCGGCACGCACTCGCCCGGGTCGTCGTCATCAACGTCTCCTCCACCGAACCCCTGCCGGAACCGGGTGCGGTGCGGCTGCCGCCCAGCTCCCTCTACGCGGCCGCGGCCGTCCGCGCCGACTGCCCCTTCGTGAACTTCACCCCCTCCACCGGGCTGCGCACCGAGGCCCTCATGGACGCCGCCGCCGCCGGTGGACTTCCCCACGCCGGCCGTGACGGCAAGACAGGCCAGACGCTGCTCCGTTCCGTGCTCGCCCCGATGTTCGTGCAACGCGCCCTGTCCGTACGGGCCTGGTCGGGCACCAACCTGCTGGGCGGCGGGGACGGAGCGGCGCTGGCCGATCCGGCAGCCGCGGCGGCGAAGAACGCCGGCAAGGAACGCGTCCTCGCCGACGCCCTCGGCCACACCCCGCAGGGCGAGGTGCACATCGACGACGTGCCCGCGCTCGGCGACTGGAAGACCGCCTGGGACCACATCGCCTTCGACGGCTTCCTCGGTTCGCGGATGATCCTCCAGACGATCTGGCAGGGCTGCGACTCGGCACTCGCCGCGCCGCTCGTGCTCGACCTGGCGCGGCTCGTCGCCCGGGCCCACGAAGTGGGCATCGAGGGACCGCTGCCGGAGCTGGGCTTCTACTTCAAGGACCCCGACGGAGGCCCCGCCGGACTGTCCGAGCAGTTCGAGGCGCTCCTGACGTTCGCCGAGCGGCTGCGGGAGGCGGCGTGA